In Flavobacterium sp. 83, the genomic window CAAATCGCTCTATAATAGCATTAAATTCAGGTTCGTTATACCATTTTTGTTTAACGGTTTCATCATGAATCGCTATTATTCTTGTTTTAAAGTCATTCAGAATTCCGTTTGCAATCAAGAAAATTACCGCTTGTTCAAAAGAATTGAACATACTTTTGAAAAATAAATCTTGTTTTATAAGATGCTCTGAGGAGAATGTTTGTGCAATTTCAACATTATAAAGCATGACATCAGCAATTACAAAGGGATCTACTCCCAAAAGGAGGAAATGCTTGATATATTTTTGAGCAACAGAGCGACGCATTTTAGGTTTGCTAGGTCTTCCCGCCTTTTTGAACGGATAATATTCATTTGAAATTTTGAGTTTGCATTCTTGCAAAAGTGTTTCTTCCTTTGGGTTGAAAACAAAATTATAATAGACTTTTACGGGACTAAATTTCTCGTACAATTCGATAATCTGCTCTTCGAGTTGTTCTTTACTAAGTTCCGACAAGTATTTTTTTAAATCGCGCTTGCTCATTATCAAAGTTTAAGAATACAAAAGTAAATTACTTTAGGAATGAATACATCCAAAATCAATGATAATACTTAATTTTACCATAAATAAAGCATTAAGAACGTTTCTTTGGCGCTTTATTTTTTACTTTTATACCTAAAATTTAATTTTTATGCTCAAATTTTTTAAGATTGTTGCCATTCTCGAAGGGATTTCCTATTTGGTTTTATTTTCAAATATGCTTGTTGTAAAACCTACGAATTTAGTTCTTTATAAAACACTTTTATTCCCAATAGGAATGGCTCATGGTGCGTTGTTTATTACCTATATTATAGTAGCAGTACTATTGAAATTTAAGGAAAATTGGGACTTTAAAAAATTTGGGATTATCGGCCTTGCATCAATAATTCCTTTTGGTACTTTTTACGTGGAAAAGAAATACTTGAAAAATGTATAAATTCATAGAAAAAATATTCACTTTCCTATATCCTATATTACGGAAAATAGGATTTGGGAGTAGTTTTTCGAGCTATTTAAGTTTGATCATAAATATTGCCTTGTTATGTGCAATAGCATATGGTATTTATATACTTTTCAGACTTATTTTAGTGACCTTAATGATCGTTGTTGCCAAGAAAACAAAAACTAAGTTTGATGATTTATTGGTAACCAACAAAACAGCAAAATATATTGCTCATTTAATTCCGCTACTGTTTATTTATAAATCGGTTCCTATAATTTTAGATCGTTTTGAATACTGGGAAGGTATTTTTGGTAAACTGGTAGGAATCTATATTGTAATTTTAGTTTTATGGATTATCCGAACTATTTTCAATGCTTTACGAGACTATTTAAAGTTAAAACCAAGATACAGCGACAAACCTATTGATAGTTTCATTCAGGTTATTATGATCGTTCTTTGGATGGTTGGAATTACAGTTATAATTTCGAAACTATTTGATATTGATCAAAAAGAACTCCTGACTATTTTAGGAGCTGTTTCTGCAGTAATTATTTTGATTTTCAGAGATACAATTTTGGGATTCGTATCTAGTGTTCAGGTCTCTATAAACGATATGGTACGCATCGGAGACTGGATTACAATGGATAAATTTGGAGCAGATGGAGATGTCATTGAGATTAATCTGGCTACTGTAAAAGTTCGGAATTTCGATAATACAACAACCACTATTCCTACTTACAGTTTAAGTTCTGATTCATTTCAAAACTGGCGCGGAATGCTAAATTCAGATGGGAGACGCATAAAAAGACACATCCTTATTAAAACGAGCAGTATTCGCTTTTTAGAAGAAGAAGAATTAAATGAATTTAAAAAAATTGAATTGATTTCCGATTATATTGACACAAGAAAATTAGAAATTGATGATTTCAATTCGAGTCATAAAATCGATAAATCAATAGCTGTTAATGGTAGAAACCTTACTAATCTAGGTTTGTTTAGAAAATACATTACCCAATATCTTCATCATTATCCGGGATTGAATAAAGATATGTTAATGCTATGCCGTCAATTGCAATCTACTTCGCATGGTGTTCCTCTTGAAGTGTATGCTTTTTCACATGACAAACGATTTGAAAATTATGAATACATCATGTCAGACATATTTGATCATATAATTGCTTCAGTAAAATATTTTAATTTGGAAATTTTCGAAGGAATTAATGAAAGTACAACAAATTAAAAATATAAGGAATATAAATGAGCGGAGAAAAAGATTTAGGTACGTTGCTTAAAACAATGAAACCAGAACATATTACAGGAGAATATGTTTTTTGTGTAGTTTGTGATTTGATAAATCTAAATCTTAACGATATCTTTATGACATTCAAAGAGCAGGAAGGAACTACACTAGTAATCAAGAAGGAATTTGCCGATAGTCTAAAATTAGAATATTCTTTTATTGCTTCTTGGATTACTTTAACGGTTCATTCTTCACTGGAAGCTGTGGGATTAACCGCAGCTTTTTCTAATGCTCTTTCGCAGGAAGGAATAAGTTGTAATGTGGTAGCCGCTTTTTATCACGACCATATTTTTGTAAATAAAAAAGACACTGATAAAGCAATGGAAATCCTTAATCGATTTTCAAAGTAAAAGCAAAAATATCAACTCTAATTACAAACGATCCTTTACAAATTCAATTTCTGTTTTTCCGTGTGCTTTTGGTTTTCCATCAGCGCCTAAACTTACCATTGTAGTATGATCAATTGTGATAATTGTTTCTCTTGTCATCATGTTTCTGGCCTCACATTTTAGCGTAAGCGAAGAATTTCCAAATTTTACAACATCAATACCAATTTCTATAATATCGCCTTGTTTTGCTGAACTTCTAAAATTGATTTCAGACATATGTTTAGTGACAATTCTTGTGTTTTCTAATTGGATGATGGTGTACAAAGCCAATTCTTCATCAATCCAAGCTAATAATTTACCTCCAAATAAGGTTCCGTTTGGGTTTAAATCTTCTGGTTTTACCCATTTTCTAGTATGAAATCTCATATTTTTTTTTAATAAATGCAAAATTAAACTATTCTTATGGCTATTTTTCTTTATTTTTAAAGAAAAAACAATGAGCGAACGCGATACTTTCTTAAAAGAATTCAGAGGACAAACGATAGGTTCTGTAACTACTCAATCATCATCGGAAGAATCATTTCAAAATGAAGTACTTAGACCAATTTTGAAATTACAAAATGATTTATTCATAGCTTCATTTATTAATTATACAGCAAAAAATAAAGCTGATTTTTATAGTTACACTACCGAAAAAAAATTATCAGTTATAGAAAATGCTATTCAAAAAGATATCAAGTTTAGAAATGCGTTAAAAGGAATGATAATCGCATTATTTACAGCCGATGAATATGGTGAGTATATAAAAAATTCCTCCAATATTAACAAAAGGATGATGAGTATGCTTATAGAACGATTAAAAAGCCAGGTTCAATTGTTTGATATCAATCAAAAAATATAATCCAATTTGTTTTTTTTAAAGTTTATTACGAGGTATTCTTTAGAAATAGCAAGCTGTTAAATTACGTAATTTGTTATGCATAATTTAATAAATCGCTACTTATTGATGTAAATATTGTCATTTAATTATGATTTGATAAATGCATTGTTTTTTATAATAAATATCCGTTAAGTAATATAATTTATGCCAATCGCTCGAATATTTTCATTATAATTGTTAAAAATAAAGTTATGAAGGAAGAATATTTTAAATGGCATTCACCTAATCTTAATAGAGAAATTGAAATGCTAGTTTTTGGACATGCAGGATATCCTATAATCTTATTTCCTACCTCTATGGGTAGTTTCCATGAAAATAAAGATATGGGGTTAATTGAATCTGCAAAATGGTATATTGAACAAGGTTTAATCCAAATATTTTGTCCAGACAGCATTGATAAAGACAGTTTTTACAATAAGCAAATTCATCCAGTACATCGAATAGAAAATCACGTTAGATATGACAAAATGATTTGTCATGAAATCGTTGAAAAAGTAAAAAACAATACTTCTTCGGGTAAAGTTGTTGTTGCGGGTTGCAGTTTTGGCGGGTATCATGCCGCTAATTTCGCTTTTCGACATCCGGGTTATGTGAGTCATATGTTTTCTATGAGTGGTGCGTTTAACATCAAGAGTTTTCTGGATGGTTTTCATAATGATGATGTGTTTTATAACAGTCCTGAGGATTATTTATACGGACTCGATGATCATGAATTGTGGAATATGGATATTGTTCTTGGAACTTCAAATTGGGATATTTGTTTTGATGCAAATCTAAAATTAAGCAAAGTTCTAAGTGACCGAAACATACATCACTGGCTTGATATTCGTCAGGAGCGAAAACACGATTGGCCGGTTTGGCAAGAAATGTTTCCACATTATTTATCAAGAATTAAATTTTTCTAATTCTAAAAAGGGAAACAAAATGAAATTAAGTAATTTTTAAACGTATTAAGATGAAAAAAATAGGAATTTTATTTGGAATGGAAGACACCTTTCCGCAAGCATTTATAGACCGAGTAAATTCAAAAAACGAAAAAGGAATCCTAGCCGAAGCTGTAGCAATTGATAAAGTAGTTCAAAATCAAGATGGAGAATATGCTGTAATTATTGACCGAATTTCACAAGATGTTCCTTTTTATCGTGCTTATTTGAAAAATGCGGCCTTAACAGGAACTAACGTTATTAACAATCCTTTTTGGTGGAGCGCTGACGATAAGTTTTTTAATAATGCATTGGCAGATACACTAGGAGTTCCATTACCAAATACAGTGATTCTTCCTTCTGCGGAACACCCAACTGATACCACCGGAAAATCGTTTAGAAATTTAAAATACCCAATGGACTGGGAAGGAATCTTTGAATATATTGGATTTCCTGCCTATATGAAACCGTATGCCGGTGGAGGTTGGAAAAACGTATACCGATTGGAAAATAAAGAAGAGTTTTGGGAAAAGCATCAGGAAACGGGACAATTAGTTATGATGTTGCAAGAAGAAATTGTCTTTACGGAATATTTCAGAGTGTATTGTTTGGGCTGTAAAGCAGTCAGAATTATGCAATATGAACCTCGAAATCCGCATCATTTGCGATATGTGATTGATGGGCCACCGGTTGACAAAAAATTATTAGCGACTATAAAAGATTATACTTTACGCCTTTGTAAAGGATTGGGATATGATTTTAATACAGTTGAGTTTGCTGTTCGTGATGGGATTCCTTATGCGATAGATTTTGGAAATCCTGCTCCTGACGCTGAATTGACTTCGGTAGGCGCTGAAAATTTTGAATGGGTGGTTGAAGAAGCTGCAAAAATGGCTATTGCTGCCGCAAAAAAACAAAAATCAGGAAAAATCAATCTTACTTGGGGAACTTTTATTAAAGATGCCGTAGCTGTAAAATAAAAATTATAGATAAACGGAATTCCTAGCCACGATTACTTCAATTAATTTCCATCGGAGTTCAGTGAACTTAATTTGCATTAGAAATCCTTGTATTCTTGATTTTTTTTCAGGAATAAAAAGATTAAAACGAAAAGCGGGACACGAGCGAAGCGAACAGACGAAGTAAATAGCTCCTAAAAAAAAAATAATGAAAAAATTACCAGTTTTCACACTTGGTGTGGAAGAAGAATATCAAATTATTGATCCTGTAACAAGAGATTTACGTTCGCATTTATCTAAAATTGTAGATGGTGCCAAAATAATTTTAAATGAACAGGTAAAGGCTGAAATGCACCAATCAGTGGTGGAAGTAGGGACTAATATTTGTAATAGTGTTAATGATGCCAAAAACGAAATAAAATTTTTGCGTTCTAAAATTGTTGAATTAGCCGATAAACAGGATTTGATTGTGGGTGGTGCGGGAACGCATCCTTTTTCGAAATGGCAGGACCAGCCTATTACCGATGATCCTCGTTATCATGATATTGTAAATGAATTGCAAGATGCGGCTCGTTCCAATTTAATTTTTGGAATGCATTGTCATGTTGGTATTGAAAACCGTGAAATTGGATTGCAACTGATGAATCAGGCGACTTATTTCTTGCCTCATATTTTTGCGCTTTCTACAAATTCCCCTTTTTGGGAGGGGAGACAAACGGGCTATAAATCCTTTAGAACTAAAGTTTTTGATAAATTTCCAAGAACTGGATTACCGGAATATTTTGATTCAGTAGGTTCCTATGAGAATTATTTGGAGACATTAGTAAAGACCAATTGTATTGATAATCCTAAGAAAATTTGGTGGGATTTACGTTTACATCCGTTTTATAATACGATCGAATTCAGGATTTGTGACATGTGTTTAACCGTTGATGAAACAATTTGTATTGTTGCAATTATTCAGGCAATTGTAGCAAAACTCTACAAACTCAACATGAATAATACTAGTTTCAATATTTATCGATTAGCATTAATAAAAGAAAATAAATTTCGTGCAGCCCGCTATGGAATTGATAATAATATGATTGATTTTGGATTGCAGAAAGAAGTGGAAACTAAAATGCTTATTCTTGAATTGCTTGATTTTATTGATGATGTAGTTGATGAATTAGGAAGTCGTGAGGACATTAATTATGTGCATAAAATTTTGAAAAACGGAACTGGAGCAGATAAACAATTAGCTGTTTTTGAAGAAACGGGAGATCTTTGCAGAGTCGTAGACTTTATAACTGGTGAATTTACCAAGGGATTATAAAATATAAATTACTTTTGTAAATTCTTTTTTAAAAATAGTTTATGTCCAATAAAATTATAAAAATTGCGCTTTTAGATATGTACAATGGAGAACCTAACCAAGGTATGCGTTGCATTATCGATGTGGTAAATAGGTTTAGTCCTGTTGTCAGTTTTGAAATATTTGATGTTAGGGTAAAATGTGAATTACCGGATATTAATTCCTTTGATATTTATATTTCAACTGGAGGGCCCGGAAATCCATTAATAGGTGATGGAAATTGGGATGTAAAATATTATGAATTCATTGATTCATTGAACAAATGGAACAATGAAAATATAATTAAAAAACATGTACTATTTATTTGTCACTCTTTTCAAATGGCATGCTTGCATTTTGGATTAGCAACGGTTACAAAAAGAAACGATACTTCTTTTGGTGTAATGACTATTCATAAAACGAAAGAAGGACTTGTTGATCCTCTTTTTGAAGGATTAGCAGATCCTTTTTATGCGATTGATTCCAGAGATTACCAAGTTGTACAGCCTAAACTAAGTATTTTTGCAAAAAAAGGGGCTAAAATTATTTCTTTAGAGAAAATTAGGGATCATGTACAATACGAACGTGCAATTATGGCAGTTCGTTTTACTGACTATTTTGTAGGTACTCAGTTTCACCCAGAAGCTGATCCTATTAGCTTTGTCTCACATTTGAGAAACAAAGAATCTAAAGAGAAAATAAGAGCTATGAAAGGGAAAAGAAAGTTTAGGAATATGCTGGAAGATTTGTTGGACGATGATAAAATATACAGAACCAATGAAACTTTGATTCCAAATTTCCTTCGAATGGCAATTAATGACTTGATGAAAACAAAAAAAATGCTTTCTAATTAATACAATACTTTTCAGATGATTTCAAAATATCGGGAGTTATTTAATGCTCAATTTACAGAAAAAAAATATCAAGAATTTAAAGATGATATTGCTTCCGATTTTAATTATATGCCAACTTTCCGATTGGGTGAAACGCCTTTTTTTATTTCAAATGAATTAAAGTCACAATTGATTGAAGGCAGTAATCAAGTTATAGCTTTAATTCAAGATAAATCGTTTAAATTACTTACAGATAAATCATTAGAACTTAATCATAAAGTTCCAAATGAAGATGAACACACTACTTTTTTAGCAATTGATTTTGGAATTTGCGAAGAAGATGGAGTGATTATTCCTAAACTGATTGAAGTGCAAGGATTTCCTTCTTTGTATAATTATCAAATTAATTTATATGAAAAATTTAAGAATCAGTATCCTTTTCTCAGCGAATTAACGCCATTTATCAATAACATTGAATCAAAAGAATATCTCAATATTCTTGAAGAAGCGATTTGTAATAATCATCCCAAAGAGAATGTTATTCTTCTTGAAATAGAACCAGAAAAACAAAACACAAAAATCGATTTTTATTATTGCCAAAGAGATATTGGCATACCTATAGTTTGTGTTACTGAACTTATAAAAAAAGAAAAACAACTATTCTACAAAAACGAAAAAGGCGACGAAATTCTTGTGAAAAGAATCTATAATCG contains:
- a CDS encoding DUF6155 family protein, which translates into the protein MSKRDLKKYLSELSKEQLEEQIIELYEKFSPVKVYYNFVFNPKEETLLQECKLKISNEYYPFKKAGRPSKPKMRRSVAQKYIKHFLLLGVDPFVIADVMLYNVEIAQTFSSEHLIKQDLFFKSMFNSFEQAVIFLIANGILNDFKTRIIAIHDETVKQKWYNEPEFNAIIERFEY
- a CDS encoding DUF3817 domain-containing protein; the protein is MLKFFKIVAILEGISYLVLFSNMLVVKPTNLVLYKTLLFPIGMAHGALFITYIIVAVLLKFKENWDFKKFGIIGLASIIPFGTFYVEKKYLKNV
- a CDS encoding mechanosensitive ion channel family protein — its product is MYKFIEKIFTFLYPILRKIGFGSSFSSYLSLIINIALLCAIAYGIYILFRLILVTLMIVVAKKTKTKFDDLLVTNKTAKYIAHLIPLLFIYKSVPIILDRFEYWEGIFGKLVGIYIVILVLWIIRTIFNALRDYLKLKPRYSDKPIDSFIQVIMIVLWMVGITVIISKLFDIDQKELLTILGAVSAVIILIFRDTILGFVSSVQVSINDMVRIGDWITMDKFGADGDVIEINLATVKVRNFDNTTTTIPTYSLSSDSFQNWRGMLNSDGRRIKRHILIKTSSIRFLEEEELNEFKKIELISDYIDTRKLEIDDFNSSHKIDKSIAVNGRNLTNLGLFRKYITQYLHHYPGLNKDMLMLCRQLQSTSHGVPLEVYAFSHDKRFENYEYIMSDIFDHIIASVKYFNLEIFEGINESTTN
- a CDS encoding ACT domain-containing protein, which codes for MSGEKDLGTLLKTMKPEHITGEYVFCVVCDLINLNLNDIFMTFKEQEGTTLVIKKEFADSLKLEYSFIASWITLTVHSSLEAVGLTAAFSNALSQEGISCNVVAAFYHDHIFVNKKDTDKAMEILNRFSK
- a CDS encoding acyl-CoA thioesterase is translated as MRFHTRKWVKPEDLNPNGTLFGGKLLAWIDEELALYTIIQLENTRIVTKHMSEINFRSSAKQGDIIEIGIDVVKFGNSSLTLKCEARNMMTRETIITIDHTTMVSLGADGKPKAHGKTEIEFVKDRL
- a CDS encoding esterase family protein, with product MKEEYFKWHSPNLNREIEMLVFGHAGYPIILFPTSMGSFHENKDMGLIESAKWYIEQGLIQIFCPDSIDKDSFYNKQIHPVHRIENHVRYDKMICHEIVEKVKNNTSSGKVVVAGCSFGGYHAANFAFRHPGYVSHMFSMSGAFNIKSFLDGFHNDDVFYNSPEDYLYGLDDHELWNMDIVLGTSNWDICFDANLKLSKVLSDRNIHHWLDIRQERKHDWPVWQEMFPHYLSRIKFF
- a CDS encoding RimK family alpha-L-glutamate ligase, which translates into the protein MKKIGILFGMEDTFPQAFIDRVNSKNEKGILAEAVAIDKVVQNQDGEYAVIIDRISQDVPFYRAYLKNAALTGTNVINNPFWWSADDKFFNNALADTLGVPLPNTVILPSAEHPTDTTGKSFRNLKYPMDWEGIFEYIGFPAYMKPYAGGGWKNVYRLENKEEFWEKHQETGQLVMMLQEEIVFTEYFRVYCLGCKAVRIMQYEPRNPHHLRYVIDGPPVDKKLLATIKDYTLRLCKGLGYDFNTVEFAVRDGIPYAIDFGNPAPDAELTSVGAENFEWVVEEAAKMAIAAAKKQKSGKINLTWGTFIKDAVAVK
- a CDS encoding carboxylate-amine ligase, encoding MKKLPVFTLGVEEEYQIIDPVTRDLRSHLSKIVDGAKIILNEQVKAEMHQSVVEVGTNICNSVNDAKNEIKFLRSKIVELADKQDLIVGGAGTHPFSKWQDQPITDDPRYHDIVNELQDAARSNLIFGMHCHVGIENREIGLQLMNQATYFLPHIFALSTNSPFWEGRQTGYKSFRTKVFDKFPRTGLPEYFDSVGSYENYLETLVKTNCIDNPKKIWWDLRLHPFYNTIEFRICDMCLTVDETICIVAIIQAIVAKLYKLNMNNTSFNIYRLALIKENKFRAARYGIDNNMIDFGLQKEVETKMLILELLDFIDDVVDELGSREDINYVHKILKNGTGADKQLAVFEETGDLCRVVDFITGEFTKGL
- a CDS encoding type 1 glutamine amidotransferase, with translation MSNKIIKIALLDMYNGEPNQGMRCIIDVVNRFSPVVSFEIFDVRVKCELPDINSFDIYISTGGPGNPLIGDGNWDVKYYEFIDSLNKWNNENIIKKHVLFICHSFQMACLHFGLATVTKRNDTSFGVMTIHKTKEGLVDPLFEGLADPFYAIDSRDYQVVQPKLSIFAKKGAKIISLEKIRDHVQYERAIMAVRFTDYFVGTQFHPEADPISFVSHLRNKESKEKIRAMKGKRKFRNMLEDLLDDDKIYRTNETLIPNFLRMAINDLMKTKKMLSN